A genomic stretch from Kineosporia corallincola includes:
- a CDS encoding MFS transporter produces the protein MSTEASAVNGTAPPARSTRDLSRAAMSGWLGTAMEFMDFQLYSLAAGLVFNTIFFPDVSPAIGLIAAMATYGVGYFARIAGAFYFGRMGDTIGRKKVLFITIAMMGGSTTLIGALPTYQAIGILAPILLVLLRLVQGFGAGAEIAGATVMLVEYAPKRRRGLISSLVALGTNTGTLVATGIWAVLLAVLSDEQLQSWGWRIPFLASFVLLVFALWVRRNVKESPAFEGRDDVVDGVALDRAELKKAETAHGQSKLEAGLKQRKGRAFVLALLLRLGQAGNSGLIQTFLVGYISSTLAMDKAVATDALLIGAATGFVTVPVIGMLSDRFGRRPVYMLMSGLSVPLAFPALLMITSGSNSTLMLGMILGYNVSVLGLFAVENVTMSEMFGGRNRFTQVGVAKELGGILGVGIGPTIAAALTAATGSWWPVAVMLIVYSLITFVTAYLAPEVRDRDLSALEDAA, from the coding sequence ATGAGCACTGAAGCGTCGGCCGTGAACGGCACGGCCCCGCCGGCGCGGTCCACCCGGGACCTGTCCCGGGCCGCGATGTCCGGATGGCTCGGCACCGCCATGGAATTCATGGACTTCCAGCTGTACTCGCTGGCCGCCGGCCTGGTCTTCAACACCATCTTCTTCCCCGACGTCAGCCCCGCGATCGGCCTGATCGCGGCGATGGCCACCTACGGCGTCGGCTACTTCGCCCGGATCGCCGGCGCGTTCTACTTCGGGCGGATGGGCGACACCATCGGCCGCAAGAAGGTCCTGTTCATCACCATCGCGATGATGGGCGGCTCGACCACCCTGATCGGCGCGCTGCCCACCTACCAGGCCATCGGCATCCTGGCCCCGATCCTGCTGGTGCTGCTGCGCCTGGTGCAGGGCTTCGGCGCGGGCGCCGAGATCGCCGGTGCCACGGTCATGCTCGTGGAGTACGCGCCGAAACGCCGCCGCGGCCTGATCTCCTCGCTGGTCGCCCTCGGCACCAACACCGGAACCCTGGTGGCCACCGGCATCTGGGCGGTCCTGCTGGCCGTGCTGAGCGACGAGCAACTCCAGAGCTGGGGCTGGCGGATCCCGTTCCTGGCCAGCTTCGTGCTGCTGGTCTTCGCGCTGTGGGTGCGCCGTAACGTCAAGGAGAGCCCGGCGTTCGAGGGCCGCGACGACGTGGTCGACGGCGTCGCCCTGGACCGGGCGGAGCTGAAGAAGGCCGAAACGGCACACGGGCAGAGCAAGCTCGAGGCCGGGCTGAAGCAGCGCAAGGGCCGGGCGTTCGTGCTGGCCCTGCTGCTGCGCCTGGGCCAGGCCGGCAACTCCGGCCTGATCCAGACCTTCCTGGTCGGCTACATCAGCAGCACTCTGGCCATGGACAAGGCCGTCGCCACCGACGCCCTGCTGATCGGTGCCGCCACCGGGTTCGTCACCGTGCCGGTCATCGGCATGCTCAGCGACCGCTTCGGCCGCCGCCCGGTCTACATGCTGATGAGCGGCCTGTCGGTGCCGCTGGCCTTCCCGGCCCTGCTGATGATCACCAGCGGCAGCAACTCCACCCTGATGCTCGGCATGATCCTCGGCTACAACGTCTCGGTGCTCGGCCTGTTCGCCGTCGAGAACGTCACCATGTCCGAGATGTTCGGCGGCCGTAACCGGTTCACCCAGGTCGGCGTGGCCAAGGAACTGGGCGGCATCCTCGGTGTCGGCATCGGCCCGACCATCGCCGCCGCCCTCACCGCCGCCACCGGCAGCTGGTGGCCCGTCGCCGTCATGCTCATCGTCTACTCGCTGATCACCTTCGTCACCGCCTACCTCGCCCCCGAGGTGCGCGACCGTGACTTGTCCGCCCTGGAGGACGCCGCATGA
- a CDS encoding L-idonate 5-dehydrogenase, with translation MRAAVVHGARDLRIDELPDPEPGEGEVLIAVEWGGICGSDTAYYRHAASGTAKLKHPLVLGHEIAGRIARLGDGVTGLHEGQAVTVHPATLVGDGLMPERLAGRTNLYAPCRYFGSAAFDPHTDGGFSQYRTARADQIRVLPEQVGTRQGALAEPLAVALHAAGRAGNLRGRTVLVNGAGPIGSLVVAAVKFLGAGTVIASDVSDQALAIAARMGADAIVNVASQPLPDDVETVFEASGSPRALGAVLRATARGGTLVQVGNLPGAEIQAVLGDLVTREITWTGSYRFVDEITDAVVALGAGLDVTPLITHSFDLEQAVEAMDVALDPASGSSKVMLRIG, from the coding sequence ATGAGGGCCGCCGTGGTGCACGGTGCGCGCGACCTGCGCATCGACGAACTGCCCGATCCCGAGCCCGGCGAGGGCGAGGTGCTGATCGCCGTCGAGTGGGGCGGGATCTGCGGGTCGGACACCGCCTACTACCGCCATGCCGCCTCCGGCACCGCGAAACTGAAGCATCCGCTGGTGCTCGGGCACGAGATCGCCGGGCGCATCGCGAGACTCGGCGACGGTGTGACCGGGCTGCACGAGGGCCAGGCGGTCACCGTGCACCCGGCCACGCTGGTCGGCGACGGGCTGATGCCCGAGCGGCTGGCCGGGCGCACCAACCTGTACGCGCCCTGCCGCTACTTCGGCTCGGCCGCGTTCGACCCGCACACCGACGGCGGCTTCAGTCAGTACCGCACCGCCCGCGCCGACCAGATCCGGGTGCTGCCCGAGCAGGTCGGCACCCGGCAGGGCGCCCTGGCCGAACCACTCGCGGTGGCCCTGCACGCCGCCGGGCGGGCCGGGAACCTGCGCGGCAGGACGGTTCTGGTGAACGGGGCCGGCCCGATCGGCTCGCTGGTGGTGGCCGCCGTGAAGTTCCTCGGCGCCGGCACCGTGATCGCCTCCGACGTCAGCGACCAGGCCCTGGCGATCGCCGCGAGGATGGGCGCGGACGCCATCGTGAACGTGGCCTCGCAGCCGCTGCCGGACGACGTCGAGACCGTGTTCGAGGCCTCCGGCTCACCTCGCGCCCTGGGCGCGGTGCTGCGGGCCACGGCCCGGGGCGGCACCCTGGTGCAGGTCGGCAACCTGCCCGGCGCCGAGATCCAGGCCGTGCTGGGCGATCTGGTCACCCGCGAGATCACCTGGACCGGCTCGTACCGGTTCGTCGACGAGATCACCGACGCGGTCGTGGCCCTGGGTGCCGGCCTCGACGTCACCCCGCTGATCACGCATAGCTTCGACCTGGAACAGGCGGTAGAGGCGATGGACGTGGCACTGGATCCGGCCAGTGGCAGCAGTAAGGTCATGCTCCGGATCGGATGA
- a CDS encoding sugar kinase translates to MNVVVTGGRGTGVVTLGETMALLTPPPAPRLRDGAAMTLGIGGAESNVAIALARLGFGSTWISRVGDDDFGTLITRELRAEGVTVLAERDPAAFTGMMVKEARGGRTLRVRYYRKGSAVSRLSVSDVERYAGVIAAADVLHVTGITPALGPAPAQSVLAAVDIAREHGTFVSFDVNFRSALWAREQAQPVLADLARRADLTFAGPEEAALLLGADPFAVHTFEDGEKLARELAAAFGAGIVLKLGALGAITLQDEDAHHGPTTPIVVTDPVGAGDAFVGGYLAALLEQRPPLECLSLANRIGGAVCQAPGDWEGLPTRAELPALGVTGAEVER, encoded by the coding sequence GTGAACGTGGTTGTGACGGGTGGCCGGGGTACCGGCGTGGTCACTCTCGGCGAGACGATGGCACTGCTGACGCCGCCGCCGGCCCCCCGCCTGCGCGACGGCGCCGCGATGACCCTGGGCATCGGGGGAGCAGAGTCGAACGTCGCGATCGCCCTGGCCCGGCTGGGATTCGGCAGCACCTGGATCAGCCGGGTCGGCGACGACGACTTCGGCACCCTGATCACCCGTGAGCTGCGGGCCGAGGGCGTCACCGTGCTGGCCGAGCGCGACCCGGCGGCCTTCACCGGGATGATGGTGAAGGAGGCCCGGGGCGGGCGCACCCTGCGGGTGCGCTACTACCGCAAGGGCAGCGCCGTGTCCCGGCTGTCGGTCTCCGACGTGGAGCGTTATGCCGGGGTGATCGCCGCCGCCGACGTCCTGCACGTCACCGGCATCACCCCGGCCCTCGGGCCGGCACCCGCGCAGTCCGTGCTCGCTGCCGTCGACATCGCCCGCGAGCACGGCACTTTCGTGTCCTTCGACGTCAACTTCCGCTCCGCCCTGTGGGCCCGCGAACAGGCCCAGCCGGTGCTGGCCGACCTGGCGCGCCGCGCGGACCTGACCTTCGCCGGGCCGGAGGAGGCCGCGCTGCTGCTCGGCGCCGACCCGTTCGCCGTCCATACGTTTGAGGACGGCGAGAAGCTGGCCCGCGAACTCGCCGCCGCCTTCGGTGCCGGGATCGTGCTGAAACTCGGTGCCCTGGGCGCGATCACGCTCCAGGACGAGGACGCGCACCACGGCCCGACCACGCCGATCGTGGTCACCGACCCGGTCGGCGCCGGCGACGCGTTCGTCGGCGGCTACCTCGCGGCCCTGCTGGAACAGCGCCCGCCGCTGGAGTGCCTGTCGCTGGCCAACCGCATCGGCGGTGCGGTCTGCCAGGCCCCCGGCGACTGGGAGGGCCTGCCCACCCGCGCCGAACTGCCCGCCCTCGGCGTGACCGGTGCCGAGGTCGAACGCTGA
- the eda gene encoding bifunctional 4-hydroxy-2-oxoglutarate aldolase/2-dehydro-3-deoxy-phosphogluconate aldolase, which translates to MSAPLLAAHPVVPVVVIDHPDQAVPLGKALLAGGIAVMEVTLRTDAGLEGIRRLGALEGMTVGAGSVLTPGQVDEVVQAGATFVVSPGLNAEVVRRAQELGVPALPGIGNASDLMTAVSLGLREVKFFPAGLLGGPAMIKALSAPFAGMTFMPSGGVSLANLGDYLALPCVPAISGSWMVERALINAGEWDAITKLAAEAVDAARAALGR; encoded by the coding sequence GTGTCCGCACCGCTGCTCGCCGCCCATCCCGTCGTCCCCGTCGTCGTGATCGACCACCCCGACCAGGCCGTACCTCTCGGGAAGGCCCTGCTGGCCGGGGGGATCGCGGTGATGGAGGTGACGCTGCGCACCGACGCCGGCCTGGAGGGCATCCGCCGTCTCGGCGCGCTGGAGGGCATGACCGTCGGCGCCGGGTCGGTGCTCACCCCCGGCCAGGTGGATGAGGTGGTTCAGGCCGGTGCGACGTTCGTGGTCAGCCCCGGCCTGAACGCCGAGGTGGTGCGCCGCGCGCAGGAACTCGGCGTGCCCGCCCTGCCCGGTATCGGCAACGCCAGCGACCTGATGACGGCGGTGTCGCTCGGGCTGCGCGAGGTCAAGTTCTTCCCGGCCGGTCTGCTCGGCGGCCCGGCCATGATCAAGGCCCTGTCCGCGCCGTTCGCCGGGATGACGTTCATGCCCTCCGGCGGGGTCAGTCTGGCCAACCTCGGCGACTACCTGGCCCTGCCCTGCGTGCCGGCGATCAGCGGCAGCTGGATGGTGGAGCGGGCCCTGATCAACGCGGGGGAGTGGGATGCGATCACGAAGCTGGCGGCGGAGGCGGTGGACGCGGCGCGGGCGGCCCTGGGCCGGTAG
- a CDS encoding DUF4062 domain-containing protein has translation MAVRSVYVSSTFRDLKDLRSSLNDTIRRMNLLDVAMEHYNAEPGPALDVCVQDVGACDVYVGVFAWRYGDVPEGQTRSVTEAEYRAAKAAGKPCLIFLLHEDAPWPRSQQDRDPTRIEALREELTRDHTVKYFGLGQQLPELVATALHQWILENAGDETSSLGLLDPALLTGYYKRLDQEYGGLDLAALTPPEHDDGLPVRLQTVFVQPDVRVDPPPVEVPRELLQRLQIAGELDEMSLPDGVSMDDLRAAQQAYRDKPRRPVLPVVMAERCLVVLGDPGAGKSTLARMLVLDLITPGSPWIPSLAGHLPVLVELREYAAARARGQRSVLDFIEEKADSGLGLTRSVLEGYLRAEGPALVVFDGLDEVFEPAERAEITRQIAGFAERHPSARVLVTSRTWGYERRRLAAAGFAHHTLQDLERGQIEQFLTGWYQRVLGERPQEAAHRRDHLIQVIDSSRPILELAGNPLLLTVLAIIGKGQQLPRERWKAYEQATRVLVENWDVSRHLRDRQVETNFITEDDKRELLRRLAWNMQTGAFGKAGNFVHRDELQKLFEDYLVNRYRQSPAQAKAVAVAMIDQFRHRDFVLSRWGPDLYAFVHRAFLEFFCADAVLQQFQHAQTMTLDELGDLYVARRDDPTWREILRLLVSQLAETHVAKLLRRLLDADRPWEDTPHHFWSPEGLRLAVECLPEVRNLQGAPEMADVAGAVLAEIILLLECYGDGQNSRVVSLLHTASSVATDLGPGWPGREIYADWFSRRGGQLLGSALLVQTCELLDSLYEDRPPVVLAMASVAASRDRRAVATIRRLTEDSGSTVSTVSAGQELDPAQRSALLAQARHDDHWPVRMFALVMLDHTDPEGSETDALLRERLENDSSGEVFGFTVRALLRRHPGQDDVVQAAVGRAVAESRSRPVTVYTPAEQGETFIEVVADALEPECPGHPVVIALRVVDGVLLTDPDQILALLEPVREGGDLLTATLRFLADSSFYYETRHNALALLDALFPQDPDTEAMLYERMTNDPDDDVFALTVKAVLRRGMRERPAVLRFVVDRVVGMADDTNLRDRFVKRASELVLSAGDMGLPLLLSFPERGPYFLDIVDDDLQSRLEPVRRLGDPEQVVAGLHHLAGTSAVNYLRHNALLLLDTLLPQDAGVEATLRDRVLNDPDRLVFGVAVDALHRRSRDPRQVSALVMERAAGLGLGTGFAARAADTLEPDDPGHPLVLVHADGILLEDEADLGARVQHLRQAPDPDAAQAALLVLAGRAEDGWARHNALLLLDRLESETPGLKTLLRDRLAEDDSGTVVALAASMLLRRCPDERAELLTVLSGRIGPDRSWEAAAQVLAAYEPDHPMLFAYAEGHLIDDGIDSSLGRLREAAGRGPVVAGLRTLALGADAAEHRHNALMLLDQLSPADPEVEALLRDRLHGDPDATVLELVAGALLRRHPDQHRELLETVRNRALAVGIDDPLRSAAARFLAAHDPHVTRRVTRQDLGAVDRPLISDLPTLTFQVAGSTF, from the coding sequence GTGGCCGTGCGCTCGGTGTATGTCTCCTCCACCTTCCGTGACCTGAAAGACCTCAGGTCCAGCCTGAACGACACCATCCGGCGGATGAACCTGCTCGACGTCGCGATGGAGCACTACAACGCGGAACCCGGCCCGGCACTCGACGTCTGCGTGCAGGACGTCGGTGCCTGCGACGTCTACGTGGGCGTCTTCGCCTGGCGCTACGGGGATGTGCCCGAGGGGCAGACCCGGTCGGTCACCGAGGCCGAGTACCGGGCGGCGAAGGCGGCCGGCAAGCCCTGCCTGATCTTCCTGCTGCACGAGGACGCACCCTGGCCGCGGTCCCAGCAGGACCGCGACCCCACCCGGATCGAAGCCCTGCGCGAGGAACTCACGCGCGACCACACGGTCAAGTACTTCGGCCTCGGGCAGCAACTGCCGGAACTGGTGGCCACGGCGCTGCACCAGTGGATCCTGGAGAACGCCGGCGACGAGACCTCCAGCCTGGGGCTGCTCGATCCGGCTCTGCTGACCGGGTACTACAAGCGCCTCGACCAGGAGTACGGCGGGCTCGACCTGGCCGCCCTGACCCCGCCGGAGCACGACGACGGCCTGCCGGTGCGGTTGCAGACGGTCTTCGTGCAGCCCGACGTGCGCGTCGACCCGCCGCCGGTCGAGGTGCCCCGCGAACTGCTCCAGCGCTTGCAGATCGCCGGTGAGCTCGACGAGATGTCGCTTCCCGACGGAGTGAGCATGGACGATCTGCGCGCGGCCCAGCAGGCCTACCGGGACAAGCCGCGCCGGCCGGTGCTGCCGGTGGTGATGGCCGAACGCTGCCTGGTGGTGCTCGGCGACCCGGGGGCCGGCAAGTCGACCCTGGCCCGGATGCTCGTCCTCGACCTGATCACCCCCGGCTCGCCGTGGATCCCGTCGCTGGCCGGGCATCTGCCGGTGCTGGTGGAGCTGCGTGAGTACGCCGCCGCCCGGGCCCGTGGGCAGCGCAGCGTGCTCGACTTCATCGAGGAGAAGGCGGATTCCGGGCTCGGCCTGACCCGGTCCGTGCTCGAGGGATACCTGAGGGCGGAAGGGCCCGCACTGGTGGTGTTCGACGGTCTGGACGAGGTGTTCGAGCCTGCCGAGCGGGCCGAGATCACCCGGCAGATCGCCGGGTTCGCCGAGCGGCATCCGTCCGCTCGGGTGCTGGTGACCAGCCGCACCTGGGGATACGAGCGTCGCCGCCTGGCCGCCGCGGGTTTCGCGCACCACACTCTGCAAGACCTGGAGCGGGGGCAGATCGAGCAGTTCCTCACCGGCTGGTACCAGAGAGTCCTGGGCGAGCGCCCGCAGGAGGCCGCGCACCGGCGCGACCACCTGATCCAGGTGATCGACTCGTCCCGGCCGATCCTCGAACTGGCCGGGAACCCGCTGCTGCTCACGGTTCTGGCGATCATCGGCAAGGGGCAGCAACTGCCCCGCGAACGGTGGAAGGCCTACGAGCAGGCCACCCGGGTGCTGGTGGAGAACTGGGACGTCAGCCGGCACCTGCGCGACCGGCAGGTGGAGACCAACTTCATCACGGAGGACGACAAGCGGGAGCTGCTGCGGCGTCTGGCCTGGAACATGCAGACCGGGGCGTTCGGCAAGGCCGGCAACTTCGTGCACCGCGACGAATTGCAGAAGCTGTTCGAGGACTACCTGGTCAACCGCTATCGGCAGTCGCCGGCCCAGGCCAAGGCGGTCGCGGTGGCGATGATCGACCAGTTCCGCCATCGCGACTTCGTGCTCAGCCGGTGGGGCCCGGACCTGTACGCCTTCGTGCACCGCGCCTTTCTGGAGTTCTTCTGCGCCGACGCCGTGCTCCAGCAGTTCCAGCACGCGCAGACCATGACGCTCGACGAGCTCGGCGATCTCTACGTCGCCCGGCGGGACGACCCGACCTGGCGGGAGATCCTGCGGCTGCTGGTGTCCCAGCTGGCCGAGACACATGTGGCGAAGCTGCTGAGGCGCCTGCTGGATGCGGACCGGCCGTGGGAGGACACGCCGCACCACTTCTGGTCTCCCGAAGGGCTCCGCCTGGCCGTGGAGTGCCTCCCCGAGGTGCGCAACCTCCAGGGGGCCCCGGAGATGGCGGACGTGGCCGGGGCGGTCCTGGCCGAGATCATCCTGCTGCTGGAATGCTATGGCGACGGGCAGAACAGCCGGGTGGTGTCGTTGCTGCACACGGCATCATCCGTCGCCACGGACCTCGGCCCTGGCTGGCCGGGCCGGGAGATCTACGCCGACTGGTTCTCCCGACGCGGAGGCCAGCTCCTGGGGAGCGCACTGCTGGTCCAGACCTGTGAGCTCCTGGACTCCCTGTACGAGGACCGCCCCCCGGTGGTTCTGGCCATGGCGTCGGTGGCGGCGAGCCGGGATCGCCGTGCCGTCGCAACGATCAGGCGCCTGACCGAGGACTCGGGCAGCACGGTCTCCACCGTCTCCGCCGGACAGGAGCTGGATCCGGCTCAGCGCTCCGCCCTCCTCGCGCAGGCCCGGCACGATGATCACTGGCCCGTGCGGATGTTCGCGCTGGTCATGCTGGATCACACCGACCCGGAGGGGAGCGAGACCGATGCCCTCCTGCGTGAGCGGTTGGAGAATGACTCCAGCGGTGAGGTTTTCGGGTTCACCGTCCGGGCTCTCCTGCGGCGCCATCCGGGCCAGGACGACGTGGTGCAGGCGGCAGTCGGCCGGGCCGTCGCGGAGAGCCGATCCCGGCCGGTGACGGTGTACACCCCCGCCGAGCAGGGCGAGACGTTCATCGAGGTGGTGGCCGACGCTCTCGAACCCGAATGCCCCGGCCATCCGGTGGTGATCGCACTCCGCGTGGTCGACGGAGTTCTCCTGACCGATCCCGATCAGATCCTGGCTCTTCTGGAACCGGTGCGAGAGGGGGGAGATTTGCTGACCGCCACTCTGCGCTTCCTGGCGGATTCATCGTTCTACTACGAGACCCGGCACAACGCCCTCGCGCTGCTCGACGCGCTCTTCCCGCAGGATCCGGACACCGAGGCGATGCTGTATGAGCGGATGACGAACGACCCCGATGACGATGTGTTCGCCCTCACCGTCAAAGCCGTCCTGCGGCGGGGCATGCGGGAACGGCCGGCCGTCCTGCGCTTCGTCGTCGACCGCGTGGTCGGTATGGCCGACGACACGAATCTGCGGGATCGTTTCGTCAAGCGAGCCTCCGAACTGGTTCTGAGCGCCGGGGACATGGGACTGCCTCTGTTGCTCAGCTTCCCGGAACGAGGCCCCTACTTCCTGGACATCGTTGACGACGACCTCCAGAGCCGTCTGGAACCGGTTCGCCGCCTCGGCGATCCCGAGCAGGTCGTGGCCGGCCTGCACCACCTCGCGGGTACCTCGGCCGTGAACTATCTCCGGCACAACGCCCTGCTCCTGCTGGACACGCTGTTGCCACAGGACGCCGGAGTCGAGGCCACGCTGCGCGACCGGGTGCTGAACGACCCGGACCGGCTGGTCTTCGGGGTCGCGGTCGACGCCCTGCACCGGCGGTCCCGGGACCCCCGACAGGTGAGTGCGCTCGTCATGGAGCGTGCCGCCGGGCTCGGTCTCGGCACTGGTTTCGCCGCGCGGGCGGCAGACACGCTGGAGCCCGATGATCCAGGACACCCGCTGGTTCTGGTTCATGCCGACGGAATCCTCCTGGAGGACGAGGCCGATCTCGGGGCGCGCGTCCAGCACCTCCGGCAGGCTCCGGACCCGGATGCTGCGCAGGCCGCGTTGCTCGTGCTCGCGGGGCGGGCCGAGGATGGCTGGGCGCGGCACAACGCGTTGCTTCTGCTGGACCGGCTGGAATCTGAAACCCCCGGCTTGAAAACGCTTCTGCGCGATCGTCTGGCCGAGGACGACAGCGGGACGGTGGTCGCGCTCGCGGCGAGCATGCTGCTGCGTCGTTGCCCCGACGAGCGCGCCGAACTCCTCACCGTTCTGTCCGGGCGGATCGGTCCCGATCGCTCGTGGGAGGCAGCGGCACAGGTCCTGGCCGCGTACGAGCCGGATCACCCGATGCTGTTCGCCTACGCGGAAGGGCACCTGATCGACGACGGGATCGACAGCAGTCTCGGCCGCCTTCGCGAAGCGGCGGGCCGGGGCCCGGTCGTCGCCGGGCTGAGAACCCTGGCACTCGGCGCCGATGCCGCCGAGCATCGGCACAACGCGCTGATGCTGCTGGACCAGCTGTCACCCGCCGACCCCGAGGTGGAGGCTCTGCTGCGTGATCGCCTGCACGGCGATCCGGACGCCACAGTGCTCGAGCTCGTGGCCGGGGCTCTCCTGCGGCGTCATCCCGATCAGCACCGGGAACTGCTGGAAACGGTCCGGAACCGGGCGCTCGCGGTCGGCATCGACGACCCCCTCCGGTCGGCTGCCGCGAGGTTCCTGGCCGCCCACGACCCCCACGTCACCAGACGCGTCACCCGGCAGGATCTCGGTGCCGTGGACCGGCCGCTCATCAGCGACCTGCCGACGCTCACCTTCCAGGTGGCCGGGTCCACGTTCTGA
- a CDS encoding RICIN domain-containing protein: MLKTIDSARMRRMGFLALLFTLAATLVTLVNPLPARADVVRNVTNIGIGLQLSSNFGDGTTGDVFTVAASSSIYHDWYIVDGNNEFINSGTSKCLSSNFGNGSSGDVYTVPCSGSVYQNWRRVTGTVSGGTQIINVGTGWCLSSNFAGDVYTVECSGAIYHNWKFA; this comes from the coding sequence ATGCTGAAGACGATCGACAGTGCCCGTATGCGCCGGATGGGTTTCCTGGCACTTCTTTTCACGCTCGCGGCCACCCTGGTCACCCTGGTCAACCCGCTGCCGGCCAGGGCCGACGTGGTGCGCAACGTCACCAACATCGGCATCGGGCTCCAGCTCAGCTCCAACTTCGGCGACGGCACCACCGGTGACGTGTTCACGGTGGCGGCCAGCAGCTCGATCTACCACGACTGGTACATCGTCGACGGGAACAACGAGTTCATCAACAGCGGCACCTCGAAGTGCCTGAGCAGCAACTTCGGCAACGGGTCCTCGGGCGACGTGTATACCGTGCCGTGCAGTGGCTCGGTGTACCAGAACTGGCGGCGTGTGACCGGAACCGTCAGCGGCGGAACCCAGATCATCAACGTCGGTACCGGCTGGTGCCTGAGCAGCAACTTCGCCGGTGACGTCTACACGGTCGAGTGCAGCGGCGCCATCTACCACAACTGGAAGTTCGCCTGA
- a CDS encoding ABC transporter substrate-binding protein encodes MAALALLAAGCADRGSDEPATGADAMRLNLGQTSDSVAFFPFFVAEQEGYFEDEGLTLGERPRLGTGAKSAAALQSGSIDVAGGVMTDVYNLYGVNDDAQLIGTLTDEFYVDIVAGDGIPTSEDDKPLAERVKALQGKNIGITGPGSGTEALLTYLLRQQGMDAETDITMVNLGSDPSASIGALKAGRVDALSFFQPIGQQAEVTGVGRLFISPARGDVPEMKGQTHGVAFTTRSVINRKGPAVQAFLRALKRAETLINEDTAKTTELFQEYQETMDPKAVADILPILQAEVPDDPTPDAEGYGTSATFHQDSGLIEQPPAFDDLVPGDFIGEALSAAP; translated from the coding sequence GTGGCCGCCTTGGCTCTGCTGGCGGCCGGCTGCGCCGACCGGGGGTCGGACGAGCCGGCCACCGGCGCCGACGCCATGCGCCTGAACCTGGGCCAGACCAGCGACTCGGTCGCCTTCTTCCCGTTCTTCGTGGCCGAGCAGGAAGGCTATTTCGAGGACGAGGGACTCACCCTGGGTGAGCGCCCGCGTCTGGGGACCGGCGCCAAGTCGGCGGCGGCCCTCCAGTCCGGCAGCATCGACGTGGCCGGTGGCGTCATGACCGACGTGTACAACCTCTACGGCGTGAACGACGACGCCCAGCTGATCGGGACCCTGACCGACGAGTTCTACGTCGACATCGTCGCCGGTGACGGCATTCCCACCAGTGAGGACGACAAGCCGCTGGCCGAGCGGGTGAAGGCCCTCCAGGGCAAGAACATCGGGATCACCGGGCCGGGCAGCGGGACCGAGGCCCTGCTGACGTACCTGCTCAGACAACAGGGCATGGACGCCGAGACCGACATCACCATGGTCAACCTGGGCTCCGACCCCTCCGCCTCGATCGGTGCGCTCAAGGCCGGGCGGGTGGACGCCCTGTCGTTCTTCCAGCCGATCGGCCAGCAGGCCGAGGTGACGGGTGTGGGAAGGCTTTTCATCTCTCCCGCCCGGGGTGACGTGCCGGAGATGAAGGGCCAGACGCACGGCGTCGCCTTCACCACCCGGTCGGTCATCAACCGAAAGGGCCCGGCCGTGCAGGCGTTCCTGCGCGCCCTGAAGAGGGCCGAGACCCTGATCAACGAGGACACGGCGAAGACCACCGAGCTGTTCCAGGAGTACCAGGAGACGATGGACCCGAAGGCGGTGGCCGACATCCTGCCGATCCTTCAGGCCGAGGTGCCGGACGACCCCACCCCCGACGCCGAGGGCTACGGCACCTCCGCGACCTTCCACCAGGACAGCGGGCTGATCGAGCAGCCCCCGGCGTTCGACGACCTGGTGCCGGGCGACTTCATCGGCGAGGCGCTGTCCGCCGCCCCCTGA